The following are from one region of the Candidatus Glassbacteria bacterium genome:
- a CDS encoding helix-turn-helix transcriptional regulator gives MTKSSKNVTTNHNPFEETFGDRLAALIKSLGKGRDEFGTSLGVRREHISRLVSGKAVPSETLIIAITCLYGVNRAWLESGEEPMFAPTSKMVNESEVLRAYREDIEILHRRIEELVNENQRIGKKLGKKKLEEIGREVREKKPAAYNHVAENTEC, from the coding sequence ATCACAAAGTCAAGTAAAAATGTGACTACAAATCACAATCCATTTGAAGAGACCTTCGGAGACCGGCTAGCTGCGTTGATAAAATCCCTTGGGAAAGGCCGGGATGAATTCGGGACAAGCCTTGGTGTGCGTAGGGAACATATCTCAAGGTTGGTTTCCGGGAAGGCGGTGCCGAGCGAAACCCTGATCATCGCCATTACCTGCCTGTACGGGGTGAACAGGGCATGGCTTGAGTCGGGTGAAGAACCGATGTTCGCCCCAACATCGAAAATGGTGAATGAGTCGGAGGTGCTACGTGCCTACCGGGAAGATATTGAGATTCTGCATCGCCGGATCGAGGAACTGGTCAATGAAAATCAGCGGATAGGCAAGAAATTGGGCAAGAAAAAACTGGAGGAAATCGGGAGGGAAGTGCGGGAGAAGAAACCAGCGGCCTATAATCATGTCGCTGAAAATACGGAATGCTGA
- a CDS encoding transglycosylase SLT domain-containing protein, with protein sequence MDTVFNIITALFALVIALVASGIAIRVFDKYLFPTVDFADHLSGGNGAVGKVVAAIIVMTFFTAAWVMAAPPDYNRYDAQFRKWGKWEFGRTVDWRHFKAQGLTESLLNPGLCSHVGACGVMQFMPATAVAMGVTNRFDAKQSIRGGIKYDKRLWDQFTAPRPKLDRLAFTFMAYNAGLGNVLIWQKQAVAAGVNPNLFETLKPWVWKEPRGYVERSRRWYARLKRNKRWTG encoded by the coding sequence ATGGACACCGTTTTCAACATCATCACCGCGCTGTTCGCCCTGGTGATCGCTCTGGTCGCCTCGGGGATCGCGATCCGAGTATTCGACAAGTACCTCTTCCCCACGGTTGATTTCGCAGACCACCTGTCCGGCGGCAATGGGGCCGTGGGCAAGGTCGTGGCGGCGATCATCGTGATGACCTTCTTCACCGCAGCTTGGGTGATGGCCGCTCCTCCCGATTACAACCGCTATGACGCGCAGTTCCGGAAATGGGGCAAATGGGAATTCGGGCGGACGGTCGATTGGCGTCACTTCAAGGCGCAGGGCCTCACCGAATCCCTCCTCAATCCCGGCCTCTGTTCTCACGTGGGAGCCTGCGGGGTGATGCAGTTCATGCCCGCCACCGCCGTCGCCATGGGAGTGACCAACCGATTTGACGCGAAGCAATCGATCCGGGGCGGAATCAAATACGACAAGCGGCTCTGGGATCAATTCACCGCGCCGAGGCCGAAACTGGATCGCCTCGCCTTTACTTTCATGGCCTACAACGCGGGACTTGGAAACGTACTGATCTGGCAGAAACAGGCCGTGGCCGCTGGTGTGAATCCGAACCTGTTCGAGACTCTCAAACCCTGGGTGTGGAAGGAACCGCGTGGATATGTGGAACGTTCGCGGCGCTGGTATGCCCGCCTGAAAAGGAACAAGCGATGGACTGGTTGA
- a CDS encoding host-nuclease inhibitor protein Gam → MGTKTTKIKSEAADYPVPQSREEAVEAIAEIGRRQRERERIQAAMNDELAVIRQKFEEEAAPHNDTIKGMSTGVQIWCEANRETLTNDGKVKTANLSSGEIRWRIRPPKVSVRAADTVLKALKELKLTRFIRVKEEVNKEAILAELETVKHLKGITITQGEDFVIIPFETELEEVV, encoded by the coding sequence ATGGGAACCAAGACGACAAAAATTAAATCTGAGGCGGCGGACTATCCCGTCCCGCAGAGCAGGGAGGAGGCGGTGGAAGCCATCGCCGAGATCGGGCGGCGGCAGCGGGAGCGCGAGCGCATCCAGGCAGCCATGAACGATGAACTTGCCGTGATCCGGCAAAAGTTCGAGGAAGAGGCCGCGCCCCATAACGACACGATCAAGGGCATGTCCACCGGAGTGCAAATCTGGTGCGAGGCCAATCGGGAGACCTTGACCAACGATGGCAAGGTGAAAACCGCCAATCTATCATCCGGTGAAATCCGCTGGCGGATACGGCCTCCCAAAGTGTCCGTCCGCGCCGCAGATACGGTGCTCAAGGCCCTCAAGGAACTGAAGTTGACCCGGTTCATCCGCGTCAAGGAGGAGGTGAACAAGGAAGCCATCCTCGCCGAGCTAGAGACCGTGAAGCACTTGAAGGGGATTACGATCACCCAGGGAGAGGATTTTGTGATCATTCCCTTCGAGACCGAACTTGAGGAGGTCGTTTAG
- a CDS encoding DUF935 family protein, with amino-acid sequence MDMPRPRASAISLNGEMTAFAHIRSTGLTGELGGRVSDPEFFGLLTILPDPDEVLRRTGLDQRAYRRILADEHVEAVVTQRASAVLRQSWEVNPGGDGAADQAAAEFFREVLEALPMQRVMEQMLTAPLWGLAAHEAIWARDGQRWFVERLPDRPARRIVFDGDGNPRLKTRSNPGNGEEIPPGKFLLTRFRASWQNPYGERLLSKIYWPHTFKMSGYQFWVTFLEKFGMPWSVISYPPGMSEEEVGKLVDIAEAAVQDAVLAVPAGSDAKLLETTGGRGDAHDRMIRACENGISKAIVGQTLTTQIGDKGSFAASKTHESVREDIVEMDARMVEETLNELGRWHTELNFSGATPPVFSLKAGAKPQMEWAKVLNISRKFLDVPKTWAHERLGIPMAEEGEDVLESGGSAPMPGNDPQFAEREGFAVESRAIPGMTDALAAKFAPALEAVEEALGRAVSEAEFIAALEVIATQEEPLAGEFAEALKNALLRATLQGRADA; translated from the coding sequence ATGGACATGCCACGGCCTAGAGCCAGCGCGATTTCACTGAACGGTGAGATGACGGCATTCGCCCACATCCGCTCAACAGGATTGACCGGTGAACTGGGTGGCCGGGTATCCGATCCGGAATTCTTCGGGTTGCTGACCATCCTCCCCGATCCGGATGAAGTACTGCGGCGCACGGGCCTGGATCAGCGGGCCTACCGGCGCATCCTGGCCGATGAGCATGTGGAGGCGGTTGTGACTCAGCGGGCCTCTGCGGTGCTCCGGCAAAGCTGGGAGGTCAATCCGGGCGGCGACGGCGCGGCGGATCAAGCGGCGGCGGAATTCTTCCGGGAAGTGCTGGAGGCCCTGCCGATGCAGCGCGTGATGGAACAGATGCTGACCGCTCCCCTGTGGGGCCTGGCCGCGCACGAGGCAATCTGGGCAAGGGACGGCCAGCGCTGGTTTGTGGAACGGCTGCCCGACCGCCCGGCCCGGCGCATCGTCTTTGACGGGGACGGCAATCCCCGGCTGAAAACCCGGAGCAATCCGGGGAACGGAGAGGAAATACCCCCCGGGAAATTCCTGCTGACCCGCTTCCGGGCGAGTTGGCAAAATCCCTATGGAGAGCGGTTGCTGTCAAAGATTTACTGGCCTCACACCTTCAAGATGAGCGGCTATCAATTCTGGGTAACCTTCCTGGAAAAGTTCGGCATGCCCTGGTCGGTGATCTCATACCCGCCAGGGATGTCGGAGGAAGAGGTAGGCAAATTGGTCGATATCGCGGAAGCGGCTGTTCAGGATGCTGTGCTCGCCGTTCCTGCCGGGAGCGATGCGAAGCTGCTGGAAACGACCGGCGGGCGCGGGGATGCCCATGACCGGATGATCCGCGCCTGCGAGAACGGTATCTCCAAGGCCATCGTCGGCCAGACCCTGACAACCCAGATCGGCGACAAGGGCAGCTTTGCGGCATCCAAAACCCATGAATCTGTGCGGGAAGACATCGTGGAAATGGATGCGCGAATGGTCGAAGAGACCCTGAACGAGCTTGGGAGATGGCACACCGAACTCAATTTCAGCGGGGCCACGCCACCCGTCTTTTCGCTCAAGGCCGGGGCCAAACCGCAAATGGAATGGGCCAAGGTGCTCAACATTTCCCGGAAGTTCCTCGACGTGCCGAAGACCTGGGCGCACGAGCGCCTGGGGATTCCCATGGCGGAAGAAGGGGAGGACGTGCTCGAAAGCGGAGGTTCGGCTCCCATGCCCGGAAACGATCCCCAGTTCGCGGAGAGAGAAGGTTTCGCGGTGGAATCCCGAGCGATTCCTGGAATGACCGATGCCCTGGCCGCGAAGTTCGCTCCGGCCCTGGAAGCCGTGGAAGAGGCACTGGGCAGGGCGGTCTCCGAAGCGGAGTTCATCGCCGCGCTGGAAGTCATCGCCACCCAGGAAGAACCCCTGGCCGGTGAGTTCGCCGAGGCCCTGAAGAACGCGCTGCTCCGGGCCACGCTGCAAGGGAGGGCCGATGCCTGA
- a CDS encoding DUF2190 family protein, translating to MSGATYLLDKEYEAGASAVTKYRIVKRDTADGLVIIAAAVGDAMFGVAQHGAAIGARVRARLAGISEVELGGTVTQGELVTSDATGRAVAAAPTIGVNNRIIGVAMSSGVVGDIASVLVAPGQIQGS from the coding sequence ATGTCCGGAGCAACCTATCTGCTGGATAAGGAGTACGAGGCCGGAGCCTCGGCTGTCACCAAATACCGCATCGTGAAGCGGGACACGGCGGATGGTCTGGTGATTATCGCCGCCGCCGTGGGGGACGCCATGTTCGGCGTGGCGCAACACGGCGCGGCCATCGGAGCCAGGGTGCGGGCGCGGTTGGCCGGAATCTCGGAAGTGGAATTGGGCGGCACCGTCACTCAGGGCGAACTTGTGACCAGCGACGCCACCGGCAGGGCCGTGGCCGCTGCACCGACTATCGGGGTGAACAACCGCATCATCGGCGTGGCGATGTCATCGGGCGTGGTCGGAGATATCGCGAGTGTGCTGGTCGCTCCGGGCCAAATCCAAGGCTCGTAA
- a CDS encoding capsid protein, with the protein MPEGNELQVNPTLTNVSIQYRPDGLIGDQVLPDFGVIKKQGDFKKYVKDDRFTIPDDVIGPKSEANEVEWTVDEDTYSCKDYGLDDFVSNDEQAQATGGPFNALIDATEFVTDLFMLAKEKRQADLVFAPGTYPAGNKVLLAGTSQWSDFANSDPLGDIETAKLAVWGNPNTLVFGAETWSMMRRHPDIIKSVIALGPLLDHRGLATLRGVAELFEMEQALVGRTRYNTAAKGQAASFSRLWGKHAAVLNIRRPSLRGLFFGANYLWTPPGQQARVAGTIPQPSRGLRGGVKVRVGETYVNKIVAADTGYFIEDAIA; encoded by the coding sequence ATGCCTGAAGGAAATGAGCTTCAAGTAAACCCGACGCTGACCAACGTCAGCATCCAGTACCGGCCCGATGGGTTGATCGGGGATCAGGTGCTGCCCGATTTCGGGGTCATCAAGAAACAGGGCGATTTCAAGAAGTACGTCAAGGATGACCGCTTCACCATCCCCGATGACGTGATCGGCCCGAAGTCCGAAGCCAACGAGGTGGAATGGACCGTCGATGAGGACACGTATTCCTGCAAGGATTACGGCCTGGACGATTTTGTCTCCAACGATGAGCAGGCGCAGGCCACTGGAGGTCCCTTCAATGCCCTGATCGACGCCACCGAATTTGTGACCGACTTGTTCATGCTGGCCAAGGAGAAGCGCCAGGCGGACCTGGTCTTCGCGCCGGGCACCTATCCCGCTGGCAACAAGGTGCTGCTGGCGGGCACCTCTCAATGGAGCGATTTTGCCAACTCCGATCCGCTGGGGGATATCGAGACAGCGAAGCTGGCGGTGTGGGGCAATCCGAACACGCTGGTTTTCGGGGCGGAAACGTGGAGCATGATGCGCCGTCATCCGGACATCATCAAATCCGTGATCGCGCTGGGGCCGCTGCTGGATCACCGGGGGCTGGCGACCCTGCGGGGCGTGGCCGAACTGTTCGAGATGGAACAGGCGCTGGTAGGCCGCACCCGTTACAACACCGCCGCCAAGGGGCAAGCGGCATCCTTTTCGCGATTGTGGGGCAAACACGCCGCCGTGTTGAACATCCGCCGTCCGTCCCTGCGGGGCCTGTTCTTCGGGGCAAATTATCTCTGGACGCCTCCAGGTCAGCAGGCGCGGGTGGCCGGAACGATCCCCCAGCCAAGCCGTGGTCTGCGGGGCGGGGTGAAGGTGCGCGTGGGCGAGACCTACGTCAACAAGATCGTCGCGGCGGATACCGGGTATTTCATCGAAGACGCGATTGCCTGA
- a CDS encoding DUF1320 domain-containing protein — MAYAVRSDLEKRVGADRVASLADHDNDGAETPEAVDNAIAEASARMDGWLSGVLDTPLDTTEYPVLRGYAVSIALWLLALGKGADPDGEEAGLKADHDEAMRFLMKVGEGKLRLNKESAAAPGAIKIKSRTQKYTETLLETF, encoded by the coding sequence ATGGCCTACGCGGTGAGATCGGATTTGGAGAAGCGTGTCGGCGCGGATCGGGTGGCAAGCCTGGCCGATCACGATAACGACGGCGCGGAAACCCCCGAGGCGGTGGACAACGCCATCGCCGAAGCATCGGCCAGGATGGACGGCTGGCTCTCCGGCGTGTTGGATACGCCCCTGGATACCACCGAATATCCCGTGCTGAGGGGATACGCGGTATCCATCGCCTTGTGGCTGCTGGCGCTGGGGAAGGGGGCCGATCCGGACGGAGAGGAAGCCGGGCTGAAAGCCGATCACGATGAGGCGATGCGCTTCCTGATGAAGGTGGGCGAAGGCAAGCTGCGGCTCAACAAGGAAAGCGCGGCGGCACCGGGAGCGATCAAGATCAAGAGCCGCACCCAGAAGTACACCGAAACACTTTTGGAGACCTTTTGA